In Cherax quadricarinatus isolate ZL_2023a chromosome 35, ASM3850222v1, whole genome shotgun sequence, the following are encoded in one genomic region:
- the LOC128695212 gene encoding membrane progestin receptor gamma, producing the protein MFPNVGYVTGRLREARNVTGRLREVGRIHVKRVEEVSEPLREPGIITGYRHENCSVIQAVASLFNATNETVNFWTHFVASVYFAWLLVSLSTIMPLFEDPYLFPLTCYMIAACCYPLMSCLAHAFSCLSLTATHICFFIDYLAIAMYSWAVAYLYYSYCFPPNLMNSWFSQIYLPVAAVNAVLATLCASLSRFIIHPGFQKTLRVAAFVEPFVWDSFPLVVWLYTCDTSTESCGESRIYHLNQFFCVITASFFYGSHIPERLAPGCFDYVGHSHNILHIFSIMGTNEQMRAVLIDLKNRREGLEKENWLPTPMWALQATPSLLMCNIFLVLLLTYYLSKHMRSVHQTCPQNSSRQPLVTATIVPSSHTKDQ; encoded by the coding sequence ATGTTTCCCAACGTTGGTTATGTGACAGGCCGGTTAAGGGAAGCCAGGAATGTAACAGGTCGGCTGCGTGAAGTTGGACGAATTCACGTGAAGAGGGTGGAAGAAGTGTCGGAACCCCTGCGTGAGCCTGGCATCATCACTGGCTACAGACACGAGAACTGTTCTGTCATCCAAGCAGTTGCTTCACTTTTTAATGCCACCAATGAGACTGTCAACTTCTGGACGCATTTTGTTGCCAGTGTATATTTTGCCTGGCTCTTGGTCTCTCTGTCAACTATTATGCCGCTCTTTGAGGACCCTTATCTCTTCCCTCTTACCTGCTACATGATAGCCGCCTGTTGCTATCCTCTCATGAGCTGCCTGGCACATGCCTTTTCTTGCTTATCTCTCACAGCTACGCACATATGTTTCTTCATTGATTACCTAGCTATAGCCATGTACAGTTGGGCTGTAGCATATCTTTACTATAGTTACTGCTTTCCGCCAAACCTCATGAACTCTTGGTTTTCACAGATCTACCTTCCGGTTGCGGCAGTAAACGCCGTCTTGGCCACTCTATGTGCAAGTCTATCTCGTTTTATTATCCACCCGGGCTTTCAGAAAACGCTGCGTGTTGCAGCCTTTGTTGAGCCCTTTGTGTGGGACTCGTTTCCACTAGTGGTATGGCTGTACACATGTGACACTAGTACTGAGTCGTGTGGAGAGTCTCGCATCTACCACCTCAATCAGTTTTTCTGTGTAATTACTGCATCGTTTTTCTACGGTTCACATATTCCTGAGCGACTTGCACCTGGATGTTTTGATTATGTGGGACACTCACATAACATATTACATATTTTCAGTATAATGGGAACAAATGAACAGATGCGTGCTGTCCTCATAGATCTGAAAAATAGAAGAGAAGGTTtagaaaaagaaaattggttaccCACACCCATGTGGGCGTTGCAAGCAACACCTTCTCTCTTAATGTGTAATATTTTCCTGGTATTGCTTCTTACTTACTACCTCTCGAAACATATGCGGTCTGTCCATCAGACTTGTCCCCAGAATTCTTCCCGGCAGCCACTAGTTACTGCAACGATAGTACCTAGCAGCCATACCAAAGACCAGTGA